In the genome of Oncorhynchus gorbuscha isolate QuinsamMale2020 ecotype Even-year unplaced genomic scaffold, OgorEven_v1.0 Un_scaffold_3090, whole genome shotgun sequence, the window cttacagtgaactgctgaatacaacaggtgtagtagaccttacagtgaactgctgaatacaacaggtgtagtagaccttacagtgaactgctgaatacaacaggtgtagtagaccttacagtgaactgctgaatacaacaggtgtagtagaccttacagtgaactgctgaatacaacaggtgtagtagaccttacagtgaactgctgaatacaacaggtgtagtagacctgaatacagtgaactgctgaatacaacaggtgtagtagaccttacagtgaactgctgaatacaacaggtgtagtagaccttacagtgaactgctgaatacaacagggtgtagtagacctgaatacaacagtgaactgctgaatacaacaggtgtagtagatcttacagtgaaatgctgaatacaacaggtgtagtagaccttacagtgaactactgaatacaacaggtgtagtagaccttacagtgaactgctgaatacaacaggtgtagtagaccttacagtgaaatgctgaatacaacaggtgtagtagaccttacagtgaaagtgaactgctgaatacaacaggtgtagtagaccttacagacctgaagtgctgaatacaacaggtgtagtagaccttacagtgaactgctgaatacaacaggtgtagtagaccttacagtgaaatgaactactgaatacaacaggtgtagtagaccttacagtgaactgctgaatacaacaggtgtagtagaccttacagtgaaatgctgaatacaacaggtgtagtagaccttacagtgaaatgctgaatacaacaggtgtagtagaccttacagtgaactgctgaatacaacaggtgtagtagaccttacagtgaaatgctgaatacaacaggtgtagtagactttacagtgaaatgctgaatacaacaggtgtagtagaccttacagtgaaatgctgaatacaacaggtgtagtagaccttacagtgaaatgctgaatacaacaggtgtagtagaccttacagtgaaatgctgaatacaacaggtgtagtagaccttacagtgaaatgctgaatacaacaggtgtagtagaccttacagtgaaatgctgaatacaacaggtgtagtagaccttacagtgaaatgctgaatacaacaggtgtagtagaccttacagtgaaatgcttactaacaagcccttaaccaacaatgcagttttaagaaaatagaaaaaagtaagagataagaataacaaataattaaaaatcagcagtaaataacattagtggggctatatacaggaggtaccagtacatatcagtagtggggctatatacaggaggtactagtACATatcaatagtggggctatatacaggagttacTAGTACATatcaatagtggggctatatacaggaggtaccagtacatatcagtagtggggctatatacaggaggtagtaggggctatatacaggaggtaccagtacatatcaatagtggggctatatacaggaggtaccagtacatatcaatagtggggctatatacaggatgtaccagtacatatcaatagtggggctatatacaggaggtaccagtacatatcaatagtggggctatatacaggaggtaccagtacatatcaatagtggggctatatacaggaggtaccagtacatatcaatagtggggctatatacaggatgtaccagtacatatcagtagtggggctatatacaggaggtaccagtacatatcaatagtggggctatatacaggatgtaccagtacatatcagtagtggggctatatacaggatgtaccagtacatatcagtagtggggctatatacaggaggtaccagtacatatcaatagtggggctatatacaggaggtaccagtacatatcaatagtggggctatatacaggaggtaccagtacatatcaatagtggggctatatacaggaggtaccagtacatatcaatagtggggctatatacaggaggtaccagtacatatcaatagtggggctatatacaggaggtaccagtacatatcagtagtggggctatatacaggaggtactagtACATatcaatagtggggctatatacaggaggtaccagtacatatcaatagtggggctatatacaggaggggtacatatcaatacaggaggtaccagtacatatcaatagtggggctatatacaggaggtaccagtacatatcaatagtggggctatatacaggaggtactagtACATatcaatagtggggctatatacaggaggtaccagtacatatcagtagtggggctatatacaggaggtactagtACATatcaatagtggggctatatacaggaggtgccAGTACATatcaatagtggggctatatacaggaggtaccagtacatatcaatagtggggctatatacaggaggtaccagtacatatcaatagtggggctatatacaggaggtactagtACATatcaatagtggggctatatacaggaggtaccagtacatatcaatagtggggctatatacaggaggtaccagtacatatcaatagtggggctatatacaggaggtaccagtacatatcaatagtggggctatatacaggaggtaccagtacatatcaatagtggggctatatacaggaggtaccggcaccggtgtcgaggtaattgaggtaattatgtagaggtaggtagagttattaaagtgtctatgtatagataataacagagagtagcagcagcgaggggggggggcaacacaagtagtctgggtggccatttgattagctggtcgtgagtcttatggcttgggggtagaagctgtttagaagcctcttggacctaggacttggcgctccggtaccacttgccatgtcgtagcacagagaacagtctatgaccagggtggccggagtctttgataatttttagggccttcctctgacaacgcctgatatagaggtcctggatggcaagaagcttggccccagtgatgtactgggccgtacgcactaccctctgtaaaaccttttgaggatctgaggactgtgccaaatcttttcagtgtccTAAGGGGAAatatgttttgtcgtgccctcttcacgactgtcttgatgtgcatggaccatgttagtttgttggtgatgtgtcctcttcacgactgtcttgatgtgcttggaccatgttagtttgttggtgatgtgtcctcttcacgactgtcttgatgtgcttggaccatgttagtttgttggtgatgtgtcctcttcacgactgtcttgatgtgcatggaccatgttagtttgttggtgatgtgtcctcttcacgactgtcttgatgtgcttggaccatgttagtttgttggtgatgtgtcctcttcacgactgtcttgatgtgcatggaccatgttagtttgttggtgatgtgtcctcttcacgactgtcttgatgtgcttggaccatgttagtttgttggtgatgtgtcctcttcacgactgtcttgatgtgcttggaccatgttagtttgttggtgatgtggccCCCAcgtacttgaagctctcaacctgctccactacagccccatcgatgagaatggggaggTGCTCggacctccttttcctgtagtccacaatcatctccttggtcttgatcacattgagggagagattgttgtcctggcaccacccggccaggtctctgacctcctccctatgtgCTGTCTCAtggttgttggtgatcaggcacTGTTGTGTCAGCAACAAACTTAAtgttggtgttggagtcatgcctgaccgtgcagtcatgagtgaacagggagtacaggaggggactgagcacgaacccctgaggggcccccatgttgaggatcagcgtggcggaagtgttgttacctacccttaccacctgggggcggcccgtcaggaagtccaagatccagttgcagagggaggtgtttagtcccaggatccctggcttagtgatgagttttgagggcactatggtgttgaatgctgagctgcagtcaatgaatagcattctcacataggtgttccttttgtccaggtgggaaagaacAATGTGGAgcacaatagagattgcatcatctgcatgtgtttgcatgcatgtgtctatgtttgtgttgcttcacagtacctgctgttccataaggaaTTTGATTTGTTATCTCATTTTACTTctggcatgagttacttgatgtggaatagagttccatgtagttatggctctatgtagtactgtgtgcctcccatagtctgttctggacttggggactgtgaaaagacctctTGTGgcttgtcttgtggggtatgtatgggtgtccgagctgtgtgccagtagtttaaaccgacagctcggtgcattcaacatgtcacaatacctctcacaaatacaagtacaGTCTGAAACTAACCGCAGCTCTGCGTTGTGTTGctgtcatttatttattaaatctGCTGGGGATATTCTTTAGGAACTTTACGGTAAAGGCCCTGTATCCTCAAATACAGGATATTGTGATTGACATTACATTGGTCCAATAGTTGGAACGATCATTTTATCAATAACCAATAGGTATTCATGTTGGGCGGGATCTTACCTTGCGTGCAAGTAAAGGGAATAAATCAGAAATCAGCGGTTCAAACTAGCTAATATTTATGAACGGTCATGTAGCTAATATTGATGATGGATTATCGAAAATTATTTAACGGTGGATACGGAGACAGAAACTCTGATCATcactaaacacaacatcaggtaGGTTGCTGCAACGCGTTGTTTGCTAGAATAACTAACGTCAGCAATTTTAGCAAACGCCAGTTAACTTTAGCGAGCTCACTAGCCATTctgaaaatgtaaatgtgtttatcTGTCTTGCAAATAATGTTAGCTTATTAGCTAAACATTTCTATTAAAAAATGACTAATGCTAGTTAGTTTGCTATATGATATTTCTAAGTAACGTTTAGGTGCAACTAGCTGCAGCTGTGGTCAAATAACGTTCTAGTTATTCTTCGGCCTCgcagaataacttgtcattagtgacattgtaaatgtgtgtgtctgactgtatcTAGACAGCTAGTTAACTCGTGTGCCGTTTGAATGCACAATAAAGGTGCATCATGGCTCTATTCTCTCTGACCCTTTCTTCCCAGGGGCCAGCAACCTGTATTTCCACTGTAGGTGTACTACCGGTGTACCTGTGGGGCCACCATGTCTCTCGCTCAGAGAGTCCTCCTCACCTGGATCTTCACCCTGGCCTTCCTCATCATGCTCGTCCTCAAACTAGATGGCAAAGTCCACTGGAACTGGTTCCTCACCTTTCTACCCGTATGGGTCTTCGACGGCATCCTCCTCCTCATGTTACTCGTCAAGATGGTCGCCAGGTGTAAAGCGGGACACGACCCTCGTAACGGCTCCCAGGACCTGAAGAAGAAGGCCTGGTACCTGGCGTCCATGCTGCTGAAGCTGGGCTTCTGTCTGACGCTGTGCGCCCGGCTGGAGAAGCTTACCCATATCAAGCTCACCTTTGTGTGTATTCCTCTATGGTGCTTGTTGCTGGGAGCCATGGTGGAGCTGGGCTATAACATCTTCCCCGAGAGGAGAGAGgcatgagagagggatggaggaggctggaaggaacacacacacctcattctttAGTGGGGTTATTTCAGCTGTTTGCAAAATCACAAACTCCCCTTCATTTGTTATGACATGAAGTGTTATCCCGTTGACCAAGCTTTGCTCTCGTGCCAACAGTACTGCTTATCAGAGACGGTGCCTTCAGGAGGTTCTAAAACGGATGTAAATGGTACAGGTCATGTAGATGTCAGATAAACTAAGTCACattactatctataataataataataatatctaaaGGTTTCCAGACATTGTCCTTGACGTCAGCATCTTTTGTGTTGTAAAATCTTTCATACTTTGTGGGACGACAAATGATTGTCGTAGTGTTTGGGAGACGGGGCTCTTCCTATGTAAAGCCATTCAGTTTAAATGTGATCTACCTGTAGTGTTTGGGAGACGGGGCTCTTCCTATGTAAAGCCATTCAGTTTAAATGTGATCTACCTGTAGTGTTTGGGAGACGGGGCTCTTCCTATGTAAAGCCATTCAGTTTAAATGTGATCTACCTGTAGTGTTTGGAAGACTGGGCTCTTCATATGTAAAGCCATTCAGTTTAAATGTGATCTACCTGTAGTGTTTGGGAGACGGTTATGTAAAGCAATTCAGTTTAAATTGATTTACCTTTCAGTATTGGTGAATAAATGGATCTTCCTATGTTAAA includes:
- the LOC124027317 gene encoding transmembrane protein 60-like; this translates as MSLAQRVLLTWIFTLAFLIMLVLKLDGKVHWNWFLTFLPVWVFDGILLLMLLVKMVARCKAGHDPRNGSQDLKKKAWYLASMLLKLGFCLTLCARLEKLTHIKLTFVCIPLWCLLLGAMVELGYNIFPERREA